One window of the Chryseobacterium camelliae genome contains the following:
- the smpB gene encoding SsrA-binding protein SmpB, whose amino-acid sequence MKIEKTVSIVNRRARFEYEILEEMEAGMVLTGTEIKSLRSSKASIAESFCQFIDGELYIINMMIDEYKLGTFYNHKTKRERKLLLHKKELQKLEKKLKDAGNTIIPLKLYINDRGKAKVLIALGRGKKLYDKRESIKDRENKRNLDRVLKKS is encoded by the coding sequence CGAGTATGAAATTCTTGAGGAAATGGAAGCAGGGATGGTTTTAACCGGTACGGAAATAAAATCTTTACGGTCTTCCAAAGCATCGATTGCAGAGTCCTTCTGTCAGTTTATAGACGGGGAATTGTACATCATTAACATGATGATAGATGAATATAAATTAGGCACTTTTTACAACCACAAAACAAAAAGGGAACGGAAATTGCTGTTGCACAAAAAAGAATTACAGAAGCTTGAAAAGAAACTGAAGGATGCAGGGAACACCATAATACCCCTTAAGTTATACATTAATGACAGGGGAAAAGCTAAGGTGCTAATTGCACTCGGAAGGGGTAAAAAACTCTATGATAAAAGGGAAAGCATAAAAGATAGAGAAAATAAACGGAACCTCGACAGAGTATTAAAGAAAAGTTAA
- a CDS encoding OmpA family protein has product MKNLKLGISALALTVASTVFAQTTNNPWLIGVGAHAENHMAQRNNFSNTFSANNLTKTMFNVNNFSITPPLSKLTVARNVAKGFVVDWQTSVGNVENKRFNMGKEFFLMTGLGLQAKAAGILWNEESWFDPYLRVGANYLRHDYTSLTFPRMDANGYMVPNGDNGNENGKANFFTVSTGAGANFWVTKNFGLGIQGDYVSTPGDKSNVANFWQASASLLFRFGNRDRDKDGILDKDDLCPDTPGLPEFQGCPDTDGDGVPDKDDQCPDVAGPVENNGCPWPDTDGDGVIDKDDACPTVAGPAENNGCPWPDTDGDGILDKDDACPTVPGLPEYNGCPKPKSVSATEIEENFRSVYFDFNKATIKPESKPALDKAAEIIKKDGGHYLLEGRTDAKGSEVYNLKLSRQRAASVVAALDARGVDPNALKSVGVGKAKATVPATASDAERQADRKVVVTAIEDDAQWNTMQKKDYEDEPVKKAPAKKTTKKKVVKKRK; this is encoded by the coding sequence ATGAAAAATCTAAAATTAGGAATTTCAGCATTGGCGCTTACTGTGGCCTCTACTGTATTCGCACAGACTACCAACAATCCGTGGTTGATCGGGGTTGGTGCTCATGCGGAAAACCATATGGCGCAGAGAAACAACTTCAGTAATACGTTCTCTGCTAACAATCTTACGAAGACAATGTTCAACGTGAACAACTTCTCTATTACACCTCCGCTATCTAAACTTACCGTAGCAAGAAACGTTGCTAAAGGTTTCGTAGTAGACTGGCAGACTTCCGTAGGGAACGTTGAGAACAAAAGATTCAATATGGGGAAAGAATTCTTCCTTATGACAGGTCTTGGTTTACAGGCTAAAGCAGCAGGTATCCTTTGGAACGAAGAATCTTGGTTTGATCCTTACTTAAGAGTAGGTGCCAACTACCTGAGACACGATTACACGTCGCTTACATTCCCTAGAATGGATGCTAACGGTTATATGGTGCCTAACGGTGACAATGGTAACGAAAACGGTAAAGCAAACTTCTTTACAGTTTCTACCGGTGCAGGAGCTAACTTCTGGGTAACGAAAAACTTCGGTCTAGGTATCCAGGGAGATTATGTTTCCACTCCTGGAGACAAGTCTAACGTTGCTAACTTCTGGCAGGCTTCTGCTTCCCTATTATTCAGATTCGGAAACAGAGACAGAGATAAAGATGGTATTTTAGATAAAGATGACTTATGTCCTGATACTCCGGGATTACCAGAATTCCAGGGATGTCCTGATACAGACGGTGACGGAGTTCCAGATAAAGACGATCAATGTCCAGATGTAGCTGGTCCAGTTGAAAACAACGGTTGTCCTTGGCCAGATACAGACGGTGACGGTGTAATCGATAAAGATGACGCTTGTCCTACAGTTGCAGGTCCTGCAGAAAACAACGGTTGTCCTTGGCCAGATACAGACGGTGACGGTATCTTAGATAAAGATGATGCTTGTCCTACTGTTCCAGGTCTTCCAGAATACAACGGATGTCCTAAGCCTAAGAGTGTATCTGCTACTGAAATTGAAGAAAACTTCAGAAGCGTTTACTTCGACTTCAACAAAGCTACTATCAAGCCTGAATCTAAACCAGCATTGGATAAAGCTGCCGAAATCATCAAGAAAGATGGAGGTCACTATCTGTTAGAAGGTAGAACAGATGCTAAAGGTTCTGAGGTGTATAACCTTAAATTATCTAGACAAAGAGCTGCTTCTGTAGTTGCTGCTTTAGATGCTAGAGGTGTTGATCCTAACGCTCTTAAATCTGTAGGTGTTGGTAAAGCTAAAGCTACTGTTCCTGCAACAGCTTCAGATGCTGAAAGACAAGCAGACAGAAAAGTAGTGGTAACAGCTATTGAAGATGATGCTCAATGGAACACAATGCAGAAGAAAGATTATGAAGATGAGCCGGTTAAAAAAGCTCCAGCTAAAAAAACTACTAAGAAAAAAGTAGTTAAAAAAAGAAAATAA
- a CDS encoding YebC/PmpR family DNA-binding transcriptional regulator produces MGRAFEYRKASKMARWDKMAKTFSKIGKDIALAVKAGGPDPESNPALRRCIQNAKGANMPKDNVERAIKKASGADAENYEEVTYEGYGQGGVAFFVECTTNNTTRTVANVRAVFNKFDGNLGKNGELAFIFDRKGIFTIDLAQIKMDWDEFEMEMIDGGAEDVEKDEEEVMITTAFEDFGSLSHKLDELGIEAKSAELQRIPNITKEVTEEQFRANMKMLERFEEDDDVQNVYHNMEITEDMMSAL; encoded by the coding sequence ATGGGAAGAGCATTTGAATATAGAAAAGCTTCTAAAATGGCCCGCTGGGACAAGATGGCCAAAACATTCTCCAAAATAGGTAAAGACATTGCCTTAGCAGTAAAGGCAGGAGGTCCGGATCCTGAATCCAATCCTGCGCTGAGAAGATGCATCCAGAATGCGAAAGGGGCCAACATGCCGAAAGACAATGTAGAAAGAGCCATAAAAAAAGCAAGCGGTGCAGATGCTGAAAATTATGAAGAGGTAACTTATGAAGGATACGGACAGGGAGGTGTTGCATTTTTTGTTGAATGCACCACCAATAATACCACCAGGACAGTAGCCAACGTAAGAGCGGTTTTCAATAAATTCGACGGTAACCTCGGAAAGAATGGGGAACTTGCCTTTATCTTTGACCGAAAAGGGATTTTTACCATCGACCTGGCTCAGATCAAAATGGATTGGGATGAGTTCGAAATGGAGATGATCGACGGTGGAGCAGAAGATGTGGAAAAAGATGAAGAAGAAGTAATGATTACCACGGCATTTGAAGATTTCGGATCACTGTCGCACAAGCTGGATGAACTGGGCATCGAAGCCAAGAGTGCTGAGTTGCAGAGAATCCCTAATATTACGAAAGAAGTAACGGAGGAACAGTTCAGGGCCAATATGAAAATGCTTGAGCGCTTTGAGGAAGATGATGATGTACAGAACGTGTACCATAATATGGAGATCACTGAAGATATGATGAGCGCCTTGTAA
- a CDS encoding UDP-2,3-diacylglucosamine diphosphatase has translation MKRNVELVVISDVHLGTYGCKAKELLRYLNSIQPGTLILNGDIIDIWQFKKSYFPKPHLKVIKKILSLATKSTDVYYITGNHDEMFRKFTDFELGKLKVCNKLCLTINHKKTWIFHGDVFDASVQHSKWIAKLGGKGYDLLIVINNVVNWFLERMGREKYSFSKKIKNNVKKAVKYIGDFELTASELAIDNHYDYVICGHIHQPQMREVVNKKGSCVYLNSGDWIENLSALEYHNGEWNIFHYEEHKHLLKDDVHDEIQDINSAELMKIVTSFSS, from the coding sequence ATGAAAAGAAACGTTGAATTAGTTGTGATATCGGATGTTCATTTGGGAACTTATGGATGTAAGGCTAAAGAGTTACTGAGGTATCTTAATTCCATTCAGCCCGGTACGCTGATACTGAACGGTGATATCATAGATATCTGGCAATTCAAAAAGTCTTACTTCCCTAAGCCACATCTGAAAGTCATTAAAAAAATACTTTCGCTTGCTACTAAAAGCACAGATGTATACTACATTACCGGAAACCATGACGAGATGTTCCGGAAATTCACCGATTTCGAATTAGGCAAACTTAAGGTATGCAATAAGCTTTGCCTCACCATCAACCATAAAAAGACCTGGATTTTCCACGGGGATGTTTTCGATGCCTCAGTACAGCATTCCAAATGGATTGCCAAGCTGGGAGGAAAAGGATATGACTTGCTGATTGTAATCAACAATGTAGTCAATTGGTTCCTGGAACGGATGGGACGGGAAAAATATTCATTCTCAAAGAAAATCAAAAACAATGTAAAGAAAGCGGTTAAATATATTGGGGATTTTGAGCTTACCGCTTCAGAACTGGCTATAGACAACCATTATGATTATGTGATCTGCGGGCATATCCACCAGCCTCAGATGCGTGAAGTCGTTAATAAGAAGGGATCATGTGTGTATCTTAATTCCGGGGACTGGATCGAAAACCTCTCTGCTCTTGAATATCATAACGGTGAATGGAATATCTTTCATTATGAAGAACATAAACACCTGCTAAAAGATGATGTTCATGATGAAATCCAGGATATCAATAGTGCAGAGTTAATGAAAATCGTAACCAGCTTTTCCTCATGA
- a CDS encoding glycosyltransferase family protein, with protein MKILYAFQGTGNGHMARAQEIVPILKKYASVDTLISGHQSQLKADFEITFQYSGISLLYNKSGGLSYFKTLTGNNFLEAARVIRSLDLSGYDLIINDFEPLTSWICKLKGFPMVGLSHQASMSFKETPKPRKKDFFGELVLQYYAPFRKRIGFHFESYHADIKKPVIRKKIRNLQPDKKGYYLVYLPSYSDENIIGILKDIPAQWKVFSRYAPQAFTIGNIDVFPIDEQQYLKYFESCNGILCNAGFETPAEALFMDKKLFVIPIHNQYEQECNACALDKMGIPNSKVLKEQEIRDWVASDFHYQVDYPDNIEEILLQEVLGR; from the coding sequence ATGAAAATCCTGTACGCATTTCAGGGCACCGGAAACGGACACATGGCAAGAGCTCAGGAAATAGTTCCTATCCTTAAAAAATATGCCTCCGTAGATACGCTGATCAGCGGACACCAGTCACAGTTGAAGGCTGATTTTGAAATTACCTTTCAGTACAGCGGAATTTCATTGCTGTATAATAAGTCCGGCGGCCTGTCATACTTTAAAACCCTAACCGGGAATAATTTTCTTGAAGCAGCCCGGGTGATCCGTTCTCTGGATCTTTCCGGATATGACCTCATCATCAATGATTTTGAACCGTTAACAAGCTGGATATGTAAGCTGAAGGGATTTCCTATGGTCGGGCTCAGCCATCAGGCTTCCATGAGCTTTAAAGAAACGCCCAAGCCGCGAAAAAAAGACTTTTTCGGGGAACTGGTCCTTCAATACTACGCTCCGTTCAGAAAGCGGATCGGCTTCCATTTTGAATCCTATCATGCCGACATTAAAAAACCAGTTATCAGAAAGAAAATAAGGAATCTCCAGCCTGACAAAAAAGGGTATTACCTGGTTTACCTTCCGAGCTATTCTGATGAAAATATCATCGGTATCCTGAAGGATATTCCTGCACAATGGAAAGTATTTTCACGGTATGCCCCGCAGGCATTTACAATAGGGAATATTGACGTATTCCCTATTGATGAACAGCAATACCTGAAATATTTTGAAAGCTGCAACGGTATTTTATGCAATGCAGGATTTGAAACACCCGCAGAAGCACTTTTCATGGATAAAAAATTATTTGTTATCCCAATCCATAACCAGTACGAACAGGAATGCAATGCCTGTGCACTGGATAAAATGGGAATCCCTAATTCCAAAGTATTAAAGGAACAGGAAATAAGAGACTGGGTAGCCTCTGATTTTCATTATCAAGTGGATTATCCGGACAATATAGAAGAAATACTGTTGCAGGAAGTATTAGGCAGATAA
- a CDS encoding GNAT family N-acetyltransferase, protein MRTENNKSGNGGVITLNNDIKEVGRLTYTVFPEQNRLVISFVLVHPEFEGRGMGKFLVEEAIKFARENQWKVYPHCSYARAVMKRMHDVEDVFLSA, encoded by the coding sequence ATGAGAACCGAAAATAACAAATCAGGCAATGGCGGGGTTATCACGCTTAATAATGACATAAAAGAAGTAGGAAGGCTCACCTATACCGTTTTTCCTGAGCAGAACAGACTGGTTATTTCCTTTGTTTTGGTTCATCCTGAATTTGAAGGAAGGGGAATGGGCAAATTCCTGGTGGAAGAAGCCATTAAATTTGCACGTGAAAACCAGTGGAAGGTGTACCCGCACTGTTCCTATGCCAGAGCAGTCATGAAAAGAATGCACGATGTAGAGGATGTCTTTTTATCTGCCTAA
- a CDS encoding RDD family protein, with protein sequence MSQIAINTSQNVNINFSIASVGERMLAFIIDLLIKVAYIIVILYVFFGFLGLGRLLSGMDRWSVIAVYIALTFPVYIYPVVLESLMEGQTPGKKLMKIRVVKIDGYQASFGDYMIRWVFRLIDTSFAGVIGLISMIVSKDNKRLGDMAAGTAVISLKNNINISHTILENLKEDYLPSFPQVIALSDNDMRIIKDNFLKAVRTDDRQVINRLSEKIKSILKLDIDHSKMTERQFINVIIKDYNYYTGKDS encoded by the coding sequence ATGTCTCAAATTGCGATTAATACCTCACAAAATGTAAATATTAATTTCAGTATTGCCAGCGTCGGAGAAAGGATGCTGGCCTTCATTATTGACCTGCTGATCAAAGTAGCTTACATCATCGTGATCCTGTATGTCTTCTTTGGCTTTCTCGGTTTGGGACGCTTACTGTCCGGGATGGACCGATGGTCTGTCATAGCGGTGTACATCGCCCTCACCTTTCCGGTCTATATCTATCCTGTCGTTCTGGAAAGCCTGATGGAAGGCCAGACTCCGGGAAAAAAACTGATGAAGATCCGGGTGGTGAAAATCGACGGATACCAGGCCAGTTTCGGTGATTATATGATCCGATGGGTTTTCAGGCTGATCGACACTTCTTTTGCAGGCGTTATCGGCCTGATCTCAATGATCGTTTCCAAAGATAACAAGCGCCTTGGGGATATGGCTGCCGGAACAGCTGTTATATCCCTTAAGAATAACATCAATATTTCCCATACGATCCTGGAAAACCTGAAAGAAGATTACCTTCCTTCTTTTCCTCAGGTGATTGCCCTCTCTGATAACGATATGAGGATCATCAAAGACAATTTCCTGAAGGCTGTACGCACGGATGACCGGCAGGTGATCAACAGGCTTTCCGAAAAAATAAAAAGCATCCTGAAACTGGATATCGACCATTCTAAAATGACAGAAAGGCAGTTTATCAATGTCATCATCAAAGACTATAATTACTATACCGGAAAAGACAGCTGA